The genomic stretch TGAGAAAAAGGCTGATTACCGCTGTGGTGGCCATTCTTTTGGCCTGGGTCTTGGCCTACGCCTTCTCCCGTCAGATCTTCGCCCTTATGACCCAACCCCTTTCCCGCTCTTTCCCCGGGGAGGATCCCTTCCTGGTCTTCACCGCCTTGCCGGAGGCCTTTTTCGCCTATCTTAAGGTCTCCTTCTGGGTGGGGCTTATACTGGCCTTCCCGGTGGTTCTCTTTGAACTTTGGCGCTTTGTCTCCCCGGGGCTTTACAGCCACGAACGCCGGCTGGCCCGCAAGTTCCTTCTGGGAGCCCTGGGGCTATTTGTGGCCGGAGGGCTCTTTGGGTTTCTGGTAGTTCTCCCCATCATCCTCAGCTTCTTTTTGGGTTTTGCCAATCAGGACCTCATCGCTCTGCCCCGAGTGGAAAGTTATCTTACCTTCTGCGCCAAGCTTATCCTTACCTTTGGGCTGATCTTTGAGATCCCCTTTCTTATGTATGCCGCCGGCCGGCTGGGTCTTGTCTCCCGAGAATATTTCCGCCGACAGCGGCGGATGGCCTGGTTGAGCCTTTATTTTTTG from Thermosulfuriphilus ammonigenes encodes the following:
- the tatC gene encoding twin-arginine translocase subunit TatC produces the protein MDFLRLPISAHLAELRKRLITAVVAILLAWVLAYAFSRQIFALMTQPLSRSFPGEDPFLVFTALPEAFFAYLKVSFWVGLILAFPVVLFELWRFVSPGLYSHERRLARKFLLGALGLFVAGGLFGFLVVLPIILSFFLGFANQDLIALPRVESYLTFCAKLILTFGLIFEIPFLMYAAGRLGLVSREYFRRQRRMAWLSLYFLAAVMVPSDIFTQLLLAIPMILLYELGTQVVPKRLKEGQEERANQR